Part of the Tetragenococcus koreensis genome, AAGCACCATTTTCAGGATGGAGATAATCATTCGCCCACCAATCGATCGAAGTACGGGCCGATTTTGGTAGACCACGGGCAGGAAACAACAGCTCATCAAATTGAGTAAAAGTTAATGTGACTTGCGTACCGCCATTATTTCTGAGATATGCGGTAACCACGTCATATTTCTTTCTCCTTCCTGCCATACCAAATCCCCCTCTTTTCTTCATTATCACGCTTAAAACGACAAAATGCAACTTTTAAGCGAAAAACTGCCATCCACTGTCTGTCTATATTA contains:
- a CDS encoding DUF7662 domain-containing protein, which gives rise to MAGRRKKYDVVTAYLRNNGGTQVTLTFTQFDELLFPARGLPKSARTSIDWWANDYLHPENGAYAWLNANYEVVHVNLEKEFVVFRPLLKSSWIRPID